The Paraburkholderia acidisoli genome contains a region encoding:
- a CDS encoding DUF3619 family protein, with the protein MSSALENKELAFVREMRRALDESAASLPAATTARLAAARQSALAQKKAEPVFVRAPALALAGAGGMAGAPSPLPARRRSALGRFALAWPLAALVAGLFAIAYFEDQQRTAELADIDAAMLSDDLPLTAYLDHGFNAYLTRAH; encoded by the coding sequence ATGAGCTCCGCACTCGAAAACAAAGAACTAGCGTTCGTGCGGGAAATGCGCCGCGCGCTCGACGAGAGCGCCGCCAGCCTTCCCGCTGCCACCACTGCCCGACTCGCTGCCGCACGTCAGTCCGCGCTCGCCCAGAAAAAGGCCGAGCCCGTGTTCGTGCGCGCGCCCGCGTTGGCACTGGCCGGCGCCGGTGGCATGGCCGGCGCGCCCAGCCCGCTGCCCGCGCGGCGCCGCTCCGCGCTCGGGCGCTTCGCCCTCGCGTGGCCGCTCGCGGCGCTCGTCGCCGGGCTGTTCGCCATTGCGTACTTCGAAGATCAGCAACGCACCGCTGAACTCGCCGACATCGACGCGGCCATGCTGAGCGACGACCTGCCGCTCACGGCCTACCTCGATCACGGGTTCAACGCGTATCTGACGCGCGCGCATTGA
- a CDS encoding RNA polymerase sigma factor: MASDKELADFLAGVERRAFKQTVYAVRDDDASLDIVQDAMIKLAEKYGDRPPAELPLLFQRILQNTMHDYFRRQKVRNTWVSLFSSLGGADDEDFDPLETFEAQEGSAGAESSEQQIERAQVLQLIDDEIQKLPARQREAFLMRYWEDMDVAETAAAMGCSEGSVKTHCSRATHTLAQALKAKGITL, translated from the coding sequence ATGGCTTCAGACAAGGAACTCGCCGATTTCCTGGCGGGCGTCGAAAGACGCGCGTTCAAGCAGACGGTCTACGCCGTGAGGGACGACGACGCCTCGCTCGACATCGTGCAGGACGCGATGATCAAGCTCGCCGAAAAATACGGCGACCGTCCCCCCGCCGAACTCCCCCTGCTCTTTCAGCGTATTTTGCAAAATACGATGCACGACTATTTTCGTCGGCAGAAAGTACGCAATACGTGGGTGAGTCTATTTTCATCGCTCGGCGGCGCCGACGACGAGGATTTCGATCCGCTCGAAACCTTCGAAGCCCAGGAAGGATCGGCCGGCGCGGAAAGCAGCGAACAGCAGATCGAGCGGGCGCAAGTCCTGCAACTCATCGACGACGAAATCCAGAAGTTGCCCGCACGTCAACGGGAGGCGTTTCTGATGCGTTACTGGGAAGACATGGATGTCGCCGAGACCGCCGCCGCCATGGGTTGCTCCGAAGGTAGCGTGAAAACGCACTGCTCGCGGGCCACCCACACGCTGGCGCAAGCGCTCAAGGCCAAAGGAATCACGCTATGA
- a CDS encoding acetolactate synthase 3 catalytic subunit, translated as MNMPSAEFSTSVPPSQESDPQAATSIGGTVLMKALADEQVEFIWGYPGGSVLYIYDELYKQDKIQHVLVRHEQAAVHAADAYARSTGNVGVCLVTSGPGVTNAVTGIATAYMDSIPMVIISGQVPTAAIGQDAFQECDTVGITRPCVKHNFLVKDVRDLAATVKKAFYIARTGRPGPVLIDIPKDVSKTPCAYEPVKNVSLRSYNPVTKGHSGQIRKAVSLLLSAKRPYIYTGGGIILADASRELNQFADLLGYPVTNTLMGLGGYRASDRKFLGMLGMHGTYEANMAMQHCDVLIAIGARFDDRVIGDPAHFASRPRKIIHIDIDPSSISKRVKVDIPIVGDVKEVLKELIEQLQHADHGPDTAALADWWKEIEGWREKNCLKFDRSSEIIKPQYVVEKAWELTGGNAFVCSDVGQHQMWAAQFYRFNQPRRWINSGGLGTMGFGLPAAMGVKMAHPDDDVLCITGEGSIQMCIQELSTCKQYDTPVKIISLNNRYLGMVRQWQQIEYSKRYSHSYMDALPDFVKLAEAFGHVGMRIEKTADVEPALKEALRLKDRTVFLDFQTDPSENVWPMVQAGKGITEMLLGSEDL; from the coding sequence ATGAACATGCCCAGCGCGGAATTCTCCACGTCGGTTCCCCCCTCGCAAGAATCTGACCCTCAAGCTGCTACCTCCATCGGCGGAACCGTGCTGATGAAGGCGCTCGCCGACGAGCAGGTCGAATTCATCTGGGGCTATCCCGGCGGCTCGGTACTCTACATCTACGACGAGCTGTACAAGCAGGACAAGATTCAGCACGTTCTCGTGCGCCACGAACAGGCAGCCGTGCATGCCGCCGACGCCTACGCGCGTTCGACCGGTAATGTTGGTGTGTGCCTCGTGACCTCGGGACCTGGCGTCACCAATGCGGTGACGGGCATCGCGACGGCCTATATGGACTCGATCCCGATGGTGATCATCAGCGGCCAGGTGCCTACCGCCGCGATTGGTCAGGACGCGTTCCAGGAGTGCGATACCGTCGGCATCACGCGTCCCTGCGTGAAGCACAACTTCCTCGTGAAGGACGTGCGCGACCTCGCGGCCACCGTCAAGAAAGCTTTCTATATTGCGCGCACCGGCCGTCCCGGCCCCGTGCTGATCGACATTCCCAAGGACGTGTCGAAAACGCCGTGCGCGTACGAACCGGTCAAGAACGTTTCGCTGCGTTCGTACAACCCGGTCACCAAGGGCCATTCGGGGCAGATCCGCAAGGCGGTCTCGCTGCTGCTCTCGGCCAAGCGTCCGTATATCTACACCGGCGGCGGCATCATCCTCGCGGATGCGTCGCGCGAACTGAACCAGTTCGCCGATCTGCTCGGCTACCCGGTCACGAACACGCTGATGGGTCTGGGCGGCTATCGCGCGAGCGACCGCAAGTTCCTCGGCATGCTCGGCATGCACGGCACCTACGAAGCCAACATGGCGATGCAGCACTGCGACGTGTTGATCGCGATCGGCGCGCGCTTCGACGACCGCGTGATCGGCGACCCGGCGCACTTCGCTTCCCGCCCGCGCAAGATCATCCACATCGACATCGACCCTTCGTCGATCTCGAAGCGCGTGAAGGTCGACATCCCCATCGTCGGCGACGTGAAGGAAGTGCTCAAGGAACTCATCGAGCAACTTCAGCACGCCGATCATGGCCCGGACACCGCGGCGCTCGCCGACTGGTGGAAGGAGATCGAAGGCTGGCGCGAGAAGAACTGCCTCAAGTTCGACCGTTCGAGCGAGATCATCAAGCCGCAGTACGTGGTGGAAAAGGCGTGGGAACTCACGGGCGGCAACGCTTTCGTGTGTTCGGACGTCGGCCAGCACCAGATGTGGGCCGCGCAGTTCTATCGCTTCAACCAGCCGCGCCGCTGGATCAATTCCGGCGGTCTCGGCACGATGGGCTTCGGCCTGCCGGCCGCGATGGGCGTGAAGATGGCGCACCCGGACGACGACGTGCTCTGCATCACGGGCGAAGGCTCGATCCAGATGTGCATTCAGGAACTGTCGACCTGCAAGCAGTACGACACGCCCGTGAAGATCATCTCGCTCAACAACCGCTACCTCGGCATGGTCCGCCAGTGGCAGCAGATCGAATACAGCAAGCGCTATTCGCATTCGTACATGGATGCGCTGCCCGACTTCGTGAAGCTCGCCGAAGCGTTCGGCCACGTCGGCATGCGGATCGAAAAGACCGCCGATGTGGAGCCGGCGCTCAAGGAAGCGCTGCGCCTGAAGGACCGCACGGTGTTCCTCGATTTCCAGACCGACCCTTCCGAAAACGTCTGGCCGATGGTTCAGGCCGGCAAGGGCATCACCGAGATGCTGCTCGGCTCGGAAGACCTGTAA
- the ilvN gene encoding acetolactate synthase small subunit yields the protein MRHIISVLLENEPGALSRVVGLFSARGYNIETLTVAPTEDRSLSRMTIVSIGSDDVIEQITKHLNRLIEVVKVVDLTEGAHIERELMLIKVRAVGKEREEMKRMADIFRGRIIDVTEKTYTIELTGASDKLDAFIEAIDATAILETVRTGSSGIGRGERILKV from the coding sequence ATGAGACACATTATTTCCGTTTTGCTGGAAAACGAGCCGGGCGCGCTGTCGCGCGTCGTCGGCCTCTTCTCCGCACGCGGCTACAACATCGAAACCTTGACGGTGGCGCCGACCGAAGACCGTTCGCTGTCGCGCATGACCATCGTTTCCATTGGCTCGGACGACGTGATCGAACAGATCACGAAGCATCTGAACCGCCTGATCGAGGTGGTGAAAGTGGTCGACCTGACCGAGGGCGCCCACATCGAACGCGAGCTGATGCTGATCAAGGTAAGGGCGGTCGGCAAGGAACGTGAGGAGATGAAGCGGATGGCGGATATTTTCCGCGGCCGCATCATCGACGTCACCGAAAAGACCTACACGATCGAACTGACGGGTGCGAGCGACAAGCTCGACGCGTTCATCGAGGCGATCGACGCAACCGCCATTCTCGAGACCGTCCGCACGGGCAGCTCGGGCATCGGGCGCGGAGAACGCATTCTGAAGGTGTAA
- the ilvC gene encoding ketol-acid reductoisomerase: MKVFYDKDADLSLIKGKQITIIGYGSQGHAHALNLKDSGVNVTVGLRKNGASWSKAENAGLQVKEVAEAVKSADVVMMLLPDEQIADVYAKEVHANIKNGAALAFAHGFNVHYGAVIPRADLDVIMIAPKAPGHTVRGTYSQGGGVPHLIAVHQDKSGAARDIALSYAAANGGGRAGIIETNFREETETDLFGEQAVLCGGTVELIKAGFETLVEAGYAPEMAYFECLHELKLIVDLIYEGGIANMNYSISNNAEYGEYVTGPRVVTAETKKVMKDVLKDIQTGEYAKSFILENKAGAPTLQSRRRLGAEHQIETVGAKLRAMMPWIAANKLVDQSKN; the protein is encoded by the coding sequence ATGAAAGTTTTCTACGACAAGGACGCCGATCTCTCCCTCATCAAGGGCAAGCAGATCACCATCATCGGTTACGGCTCGCAAGGCCACGCCCACGCGCTGAACCTGAAGGACAGCGGCGTGAACGTCACCGTCGGTCTGCGCAAGAACGGCGCATCGTGGAGCAAGGCTGAGAACGCCGGCCTGCAGGTCAAGGAAGTGGCCGAAGCGGTGAAGAGCGCCGACGTCGTCATGATGCTGCTGCCGGACGAGCAGATCGCCGATGTCTACGCGAAGGAAGTTCACGCGAACATCAAGAACGGCGCGGCCCTCGCATTCGCGCACGGCTTCAACGTTCACTACGGCGCCGTGATCCCGCGCGCGGATCTGGACGTCATCATGATCGCGCCGAAGGCGCCGGGCCACACGGTTCGCGGTACGTACTCGCAAGGCGGCGGCGTGCCCCACCTGATCGCTGTCCATCAGGACAAGTCGGGCGCGGCGCGTGACATCGCCCTGTCGTACGCGGCAGCGAACGGCGGCGGCCGTGCCGGCATCATCGAAACGAACTTCCGCGAAGAAACCGAAACCGACCTGTTCGGCGAGCAAGCCGTGCTGTGCGGCGGTACGGTCGAGCTGATCAAGGCAGGTTTCGAAACGCTGGTGGAAGCCGGCTACGCGCCGGAAATGGCGTACTTCGAATGCCTGCACGAACTGAAGCTGATCGTCGACCTGATCTATGAAGGCGGCATCGCCAACATGAACTATTCGATCTCGAACAACGCCGAATACGGCGAGTACGTGACGGGCCCGCGCGTCGTCACGGCAGAGACGAAGAAGGTCATGAAGGACGTCCTGAAGGACATCCAGACGGGCGAATACGCGAAGAGCTTCATCCTCGAAAACAAGGCCGGCGCACCCACGCTGCAATCGCGCCGCCGCCTCGGCGCCGAGCACCAGATCGAAACGGTCGGTGCAAAGCTGCGCGCGATGATGCCGTGGATCGCCGCGAACAAGCTGGTCGACCAGTCGAAGAACTAA
- a CDS encoding phosphatidylserine decarboxylase yields the protein MNYPHPIIAREGWPFIAIAAVVALLIHAVAGFGLAWPFWLILIFVVQFFRDPPRPIPTQANAVLCPADGRIVAVETAHDPYANREALKISVFMNVFNVHSQRSPVDGAVAKVEYFPGAYLNAAIDKASTENERNAVVLTMADGTTVTSVQIAGLIARRILCYVRAGEPLSRGQRYGFIRFGSRVDVYLPVGSRPRVSIGEKVSASSTILAELPTQSA from the coding sequence ATGAATTACCCTCATCCGATCATCGCGCGCGAAGGCTGGCCGTTCATCGCCATTGCGGCCGTCGTGGCGCTCTTGATCCATGCGGTCGCAGGCTTCGGACTCGCATGGCCGTTCTGGCTGATCCTGATTTTCGTCGTCCAGTTCTTCCGCGACCCGCCGCGTCCGATCCCGACGCAGGCCAACGCCGTGCTTTGCCCGGCCGACGGCCGCATCGTCGCCGTGGAAACCGCGCACGACCCGTATGCCAACCGTGAAGCGCTCAAGATCAGCGTGTTCATGAACGTGTTTAACGTGCACTCGCAACGCTCGCCGGTGGACGGCGCCGTGGCGAAGGTCGAATATTTCCCGGGCGCGTACCTGAACGCCGCCATCGACAAGGCCTCGACCGAAAACGAACGCAACGCCGTCGTGCTGACCATGGCGGACGGCACGACCGTCACCTCGGTGCAGATCGCGGGCCTGATCGCGCGCCGCATTCTCTGCTACGTGCGCGCCGGCGAGCCGCTGTCGCGCGGCCAGCGCTACGGCTTCATCCGCTTCGGTTCGCGCGTGGACGTGTATCTGCCGGTCGGCAGCCGTCCGCGTGTGTCGATCGGCGAGAAGGTGTCCGCGTCGTCGACGATCCTCGCCGAACTGCCCACGCAATCGGCATAA
- the pssA gene encoding CDP-diacylglycerol--serine O-phosphatidyltransferase → MAGFKRRPRNAPGAPLPRPFRRNKSVQEPVGVAAGRRAARQAFLKKRGIYLLPNAFTTAALFCGFFAVVQAMNVRFEVAAIAIFVAMVLDGMDGRVARMTHSQSAFGEQFDSLSDMVSFGVAPALVMYEWVLKDLGRWGWLAAFVYCSGAALRLARFNTNIGSVDKRFFQGLPSPAAAALIAGFVWLATDNRVPVKLSWLPWVAFVLTIYAGVTMVSNAPFYSGKALDVRHRVPFAATLLVVVAFVLVSSDPPLMLFGLFVLYGLSGYVFWGYQAMRGRANPARSSPHER, encoded by the coding sequence ATGGCCGGATTCAAGCGTCGACCCCGTAATGCGCCCGGTGCGCCGCTGCCGCGGCCGTTTCGCCGCAACAAGTCCGTGCAGGAGCCCGTTGGCGTTGCCGCGGGCCGGCGCGCGGCTCGCCAGGCGTTCCTGAAGAAACGCGGCATCTACCTGCTGCCCAACGCCTTCACGACCGCCGCGCTGTTCTGCGGCTTTTTCGCGGTCGTGCAGGCCATGAACGTGCGCTTCGAAGTGGCGGCCATCGCTATTTTCGTGGCCATGGTGCTCGACGGCATGGACGGTCGCGTCGCCCGCATGACGCATTCGCAAAGCGCGTTCGGCGAACAGTTCGACAGTTTGTCGGACATGGTGTCGTTCGGCGTGGCGCCCGCGCTCGTGATGTACGAGTGGGTCCTCAAGGATCTCGGGCGCTGGGGCTGGCTCGCGGCGTTCGTCTACTGCTCGGGCGCTGCGCTGCGGCTCGCGCGCTTCAACACCAATATCGGTTCGGTCGACAAGCGCTTCTTCCAGGGCTTGCCGAGCCCGGCGGCGGCGGCGCTCATCGCCGGCTTCGTCTGGCTCGCCACCGACAACCGCGTGCCGGTCAAGCTTTCGTGGCTGCCGTGGGTCGCCTTCGTGCTCACGATCTACGCGGGCGTGACCATGGTGTCGAACGCGCCGTTCTACAGCGGCAAGGCGCTCGACGTGCGTCACCGCGTACCGTTCGCGGCCACGCTGCTCGTGGTGGTGGCGTTCGTGCTGGTGTCGTCCGACCCGCCGCTCATGCTGTTCGGCCTGTTCGTGCTGTACGGCCTCTCGGGCTATGTGTTCTGGGGGTATCAGGCCATGCGCGGACGCGCGAATCCGGCGCGGTCTTCGCCGCACGAGCGCTAG
- a CDS encoding 2-isopropylmalate synthase: MAAEKLIIFDTTLRDGEQSPGASMTKEEKIRIAKQLERMKVDIIEAGFAASSNGDFDAIHTIAGMVKDSTICSLARANDKDIQRAADALKPADHFRIHTFIATSPLHMEKKLRMSPEQVLEQAKLAVRFARKFTNDVEFSPEDGSRSDMDFLCRVLEAVIAEGATTINIADTVGYGVPELYGQLVKTLRERIPNSDKAVFSVHCHNDLGMAVANSLAGVQIGGARQVECTINGLGERAGNTSLEEIVMAVKTRKDYFGLDLGIDTTQIVPASKLVSQITGFVVQPNKAVVGANAFAHASGIHQDGVLKARDTYEIMRAEDVGWSANKIVLGKLSGRNAFKQRLQELGIQLESEAELNSAFARFKELADRKSEIFDEDIIAIVTEESAEAQEKEHYKFISLAQRSETGERPHARIVFSADGKEVTGEAAGNGPVDATLNAIETEVGSGSELLLYSVNAITTGTQAQGEVTVRLSKAGRIVNGVGTDPDIVAASAKAYISALNKLYSSDTDKLNPQRS; encoded by the coding sequence ATGGCAGCAGAAAAGCTCATCATCTTCGATACGACTTTGCGTGACGGCGAGCAATCGCCCGGTGCGTCGATGACGAAGGAAGAGAAAATCCGCATCGCGAAGCAGCTCGAACGGATGAAGGTCGACATCATCGAAGCCGGCTTCGCGGCCAGCTCGAACGGCGACTTCGACGCGATCCACACGATCGCCGGCATGGTGAAGGACAGCACGATCTGTTCGCTCGCGCGTGCCAACGACAAGGACATCCAGCGCGCCGCCGACGCGCTCAAGCCCGCCGACCACTTCCGCATTCACACCTTCATCGCCACGTCGCCGCTGCACATGGAGAAGAAGCTGCGCATGTCGCCGGAGCAGGTGCTCGAGCAGGCGAAGCTCGCGGTGCGTTTCGCGCGCAAGTTCACCAATGACGTGGAATTTTCGCCCGAAGACGGCAGCCGCTCGGACATGGACTTCCTGTGCCGCGTGCTCGAAGCCGTGATCGCCGAGGGCGCGACCACGATCAATATCGCCGATACGGTCGGCTACGGCGTGCCGGAACTGTACGGTCAGCTCGTGAAGACGCTGCGCGAGCGCATTCCGAATTCCGACAAAGCCGTGTTCTCGGTGCACTGCCACAACGACCTCGGCATGGCCGTGGCGAACTCGCTGGCCGGCGTGCAGATCGGCGGCGCGCGTCAGGTGGAATGCACGATCAACGGTCTCGGCGAGCGCGCGGGCAACACGTCGCTCGAAGAAATCGTCATGGCCGTGAAGACGCGCAAGGACTACTTCGGCCTCGATCTCGGCATCGACACGACGCAGATCGTGCCGGCTTCGAAGCTCGTCTCGCAAATCACCGGTTTCGTGGTGCAGCCGAACAAGGCGGTCGTGGGCGCGAACGCGTTTGCCCACGCTTCCGGCATCCACCAGGACGGCGTGCTCAAGGCGCGCGATACCTACGAAATCATGCGTGCGGAAGACGTGGGCTGGAGCGCGAACAAGATCGTGCTCGGCAAGCTCTCGGGCCGTAACGCGTTCAAGCAGCGTCTCCAGGAGCTCGGCATCCAGCTCGAAAGCGAAGCCGAACTCAACAGTGCGTTCGCCCGCTTCAAGGAACTCGCCGACCGCAAGTCTGAAATCTTCGACGAAGACATCATCGCCATCGTCACGGAAGAATCGGCCGAAGCGCAGGAGAAGGAGCACTACAAGTTCATCTCGCTCGCGCAGCGCTCGGAAACGGGCGAGCGCCCGCACGCGCGCATCGTGTTCTCGGCCGACGGCAAGGAAGTCACGGGCGAGGCCGCAGGCAACGGTCCCGTGGACGCCACGCTCAACGCGATCGAAACCGAAGTGGGCAGCGGCTCGGAATTGCTGCTGTATTCCGTGAACGCGATCACCACGGGCACGCAGGCGCAGGGCGAAGTGACGGTGCGCCTCTCGAAGGCCGGCCGCATCGTCAACGGCGTGGGCACCGACCCGGATATCGTCGCGGCATCGGCTAAGGCGTATATCTCGGCGCTCAACAAGCTCTACTCGTCGGATACCGACAAGCTGAACCCGCAGCGCTCGTAA
- a CDS encoding branched-chain amino acid ABC transporter substrate-binding protein, with protein MATAAIAATLTAAPAHAADAAPAGKPIPLALIEGMSGPFADAGAAVERNLRFGVERVNAQGGVMLRDGRHPLELVVLDSKGSTEAALVQLRAAQDRHIGYVMQGNSSAVAAALVTAIDRQNAREPDNRELFLNYSADDPALTNAACSFWHFRFDAHAGMRMDALADVIAADKSVKKVYLINQDYSFGHDVSTLARAALAKDRPDIAVVGDTFHPIGRVKDFAPYIAKIRAAGADAVITGNWGNDLTLLVKAAREQGLETKFYTFYGNSLGAPAALGDAGVQRVMAVADWHPNAGGAASDAWYKAFRARYPAAQDDYPVLRMSMMVEMLAQAMNQAGTAEPTAVAKALEGLHFSGEASRFHPMWIRADDHQTIQPLYVMQMDKQGANGVRYDNEGSGYGFRTVLALPAERTVPPTTCRMQRP; from the coding sequence ATGGCGACGGCAGCGATCGCGGCAACGCTAACCGCCGCACCGGCGCACGCGGCCGACGCCGCGCCCGCGGGCAAGCCCATCCCGCTCGCGCTGATCGAAGGCATGTCGGGGCCGTTCGCCGACGCGGGCGCGGCCGTCGAGCGCAACCTGCGCTTCGGCGTGGAGCGCGTCAACGCGCAGGGCGGCGTGATGCTGCGCGACGGGCGGCATCCGCTCGAACTCGTCGTGCTCGACAGCAAGGGCAGCACGGAGGCCGCGCTCGTGCAGTTGCGCGCGGCGCAGGACCGGCATATCGGCTATGTGATGCAGGGCAACAGCTCGGCCGTGGCCGCCGCGCTCGTGACGGCGATCGATCGCCAGAACGCGCGCGAGCCCGATAACCGCGAGCTGTTCCTCAACTATTCCGCCGACGATCCCGCGCTGACCAACGCCGCCTGCAGCTTCTGGCACTTCCGCTTCGACGCGCACGCGGGCATGCGCATGGACGCGCTCGCGGACGTGATTGCCGCCGACAAGTCGGTGAAAAAGGTCTACCTGATCAACCAGGACTACAGCTTCGGCCACGACGTGAGCACGCTCGCGCGCGCGGCGCTGGCGAAGGACCGGCCCGACATCGCCGTGGTCGGCGACACGTTTCATCCGATCGGCCGGGTCAAGGATTTCGCGCCTTACATCGCGAAGATCCGCGCGGCCGGCGCCGACGCCGTCATCACCGGCAACTGGGGCAACGACCTCACGCTTCTCGTGAAGGCCGCGCGCGAACAGGGCCTGGAAACGAAGTTCTACACGTTCTACGGCAACAGCCTGGGCGCACCGGCGGCTCTCGGCGACGCGGGCGTGCAGCGTGTGATGGCCGTGGCCGACTGGCATCCGAACGCGGGCGGCGCGGCCTCGGACGCGTGGTACAAGGCATTCCGCGCGCGCTACCCGGCGGCGCAGGACGATTACCCCGTGCTGCGCATGTCGATGATGGTGGAAATGCTCGCGCAGGCGATGAACCAGGCCGGCACGGCGGAGCCCACGGCGGTCGCGAAGGCGCTCGAAGGGCTGCATTTCAGCGGCGAGGCAAGCCGTTTCCACCCCATGTGGATCCGCGCCGACGACCACCAGACGATCCAGCCCCTTTACGTCATGCAGATGGACAAACAGGGCGCGAACGGCGTGCGCTACGACAACGAGGGCTCGGGCTACGGTTTCCGCACGGTGCTGGCACTGCCCGCCGAGCGCACGGTGCCGCCCACGACCTGCCGCATGCAGCGGCCTTGA
- the rpsO gene encoding 30S ribosomal protein S15 — protein sequence MSVADIKKSEVVAQFARGTGDTGSPEVQVALLTSRINELTGHFKSHAKDHHSRRGLLRMVSRRRKLLDYLKGKDADRYRALIEKLGLRK from the coding sequence ATGTCCGTCGCAGATATCAAGAAGTCCGAAGTCGTTGCGCAATTCGCGCGCGGCACGGGTGACACGGGTTCGCCCGAAGTTCAGGTTGCGCTCCTCACGTCGCGCATCAACGAACTCACGGGTCACTTCAAGTCGCACGCCAAAGATCACCACAGCCGCCGCGGTCTGCTGCGCATGGTGAGCCGTCGCCGCAAGCTGCTCGACTACCTGAAGGGCAAGGACGCTGACCGTTACCGCGCGCTGATCGAAAAGCTGGGTCTGCGCAAGTAA